The proteins below come from a single Halostagnicola larsenii XH-48 genomic window:
- a CDS encoding formate/nitrite transporter family protein has product MDDSEPDTFAVMEQMPTREVLDSLIESGLHEIRREKSGLLLSGFSAGLDIGFGPLLMAVVLTLSQGSYGDLTTELLLASVYSVGFLFVILGRSELFTEHTTLAVIPVLDRQASIGQLARLWGLVYIGNIVGGLLFTLLAVVLMPGLGVVSPESFELIAHKLVSHELHWLFVAGIFAGWLMGLLAWLITAAQGTLSRVAIIWIVTATIGLLHLPHSIAGNVEVLFGVFISASITPLDYLAFLSLATIGNACGGAIFVAVLKYGHVVRGAK; this is encoded by the coding sequence GTGGATGACTCAGAGCCGGATACGTTCGCCGTCATGGAACAGATGCCGACTCGGGAGGTTCTCGATTCCTTAATCGAGAGCGGACTCCACGAAATCAGACGCGAGAAATCCGGTCTGTTGCTTTCGGGGTTCTCTGCGGGGCTCGATATCGGATTCGGTCCCTTGTTGATGGCGGTCGTCCTCACGCTTTCGCAGGGCTCTTACGGCGATCTCACGACCGAATTGCTGCTGGCGAGCGTCTACTCTGTCGGTTTTCTCTTCGTCATCCTGGGTCGCTCGGAACTGTTTACCGAACACACGACGCTGGCCGTTATTCCGGTTCTCGATAGACAGGCGTCGATCGGGCAGTTAGCGCGTCTCTGGGGGCTTGTGTACATCGGTAACATTGTCGGAGGGCTCCTGTTCACGCTGCTTGCCGTCGTCCTGATGCCGGGTCTCGGCGTCGTCTCGCCGGAGTCGTTCGAACTGATCGCGCACAAACTCGTCTCCCACGAGTTACACTGGCTGTTCGTGGCCGGAATCTTCGCGGGCTGGCTGATGGGACTGCTGGCGTGGTTGATTACTGCTGCACAGGGAACGTTGAGCCGAGTAGCCATCATCTGGATCGTCACCGCGACGATCGGACTTCTTCACCTCCCACACTCCATCGCGGGCAACGTCGAGGTGCTGTTCGGCGTGTTCATCTCCGCGTCGATCACACCGCTGGATTACCTCGCGTTTCTCTCCCTTGCGACGATCGGCAACGCGTGTGGCGGCGCGATATTCGTCGCCGTTCTCAAGTACGGCCACGTCGTTCGCGGGGCGAAGTAA
- a CDS encoding coenzyme F420-0:L-glutamate ligase — translation MELHAVADLPEIRPGDDIAELVADRATLEAGDVLTVASTIVSKAEDRAVDLEEFPVSGRAAEIADRLEGITGDEKDPRFAQAVLSESTELLIDAPFLLTETRFGHICVNAGIDRSNVPDNDILLLPKRPTKSAERIRAGLEERGIEDVAVVVTDTCGRPFRHGQRGVALGWAGMPASRDWRGEEDRDGHELGVTVQSVIDELAAAANLVTGEGDGGTPAVVVRDWDFGDHGGSDELFRSVEDDLIRQALREWRFEG, via the coding sequence ATGGAACTACACGCAGTGGCGGATCTGCCCGAAATCCGCCCCGGCGACGACATCGCCGAACTCGTCGCGGATCGGGCCACGCTCGAGGCCGGCGACGTGCTCACCGTCGCGAGTACGATCGTCTCGAAAGCGGAGGACCGGGCCGTCGACCTCGAGGAGTTTCCCGTCAGCGGCCGTGCGGCCGAAATCGCCGACCGGCTCGAAGGGATTACCGGCGACGAAAAGGACCCGCGGTTCGCCCAGGCGGTGCTCTCCGAAAGCACCGAACTGCTGATCGACGCGCCGTTTCTGCTGACCGAAACCCGGTTCGGTCACATCTGCGTGAACGCGGGTATCGACCGCTCGAACGTGCCGGACAACGACATTCTGCTTCTGCCCAAGCGACCGACAAAGAGCGCCGAGCGGATTCGCGCCGGCCTCGAGGAACGCGGCATCGAAGACGTCGCGGTCGTCGTGACGGACACCTGCGGGCGGCCGTTCCGACACGGCCAGCGCGGCGTCGCGCTCGGGTGGGCGGGGATGCCCGCCAGCCGGGACTGGCGCGGCGAGGAGGACCGCGACGGCCACGAACTCGGCGTCACCGTCCAGTCGGTGATAGACGAGCTCGCCGCGGCGGCGAACCTCGTAACCGGCGAAGGCGACGGCGGCACCCCCGCCGTGGTCGTCCGCGACTGGGACTTCGGCGACCACGGCGGGAGCGACGAACTGTTCCGATCGGTCGAGGACGACCTGATCCGGCAGGCACTCCGCGAGTGGAGGTTCGAGGGATGA
- a CDS encoding 5,10-methylenetetrahydromethanopterin reductase, producing MTDAPIRGIELTPEHPPNRIASLAAQAEAEGFDTAFVSSHYFNRDPFVTCSKIAESTDEIRIGPGVVNPYETHPVRLAAQVATVDEVSDGRAVFGVGAGDRSSLSNLGIDRDRPLRRVLETFDVARDLWAGETVTHEGTFTANDASLNLEPPSERIPVYVGAQGPHMLRMSAKHADGVLINASHPADLEWAGEQIEQGLADRPDERGSFESLAFASTSVAGDEETAREAARPPVAFIVGGAADPVLERHDIDPDAAAAVSEALERGDLPDAFDRVTAEMIDVFCIAGTTETVAARFEAALEHVDGIVVGSPLGPDLEDAIERASEALRSACGD from the coding sequence ATGACGGATGCACCTATCCGGGGGATCGAACTCACCCCCGAACACCCGCCGAATCGGATCGCCTCGCTGGCGGCCCAAGCCGAAGCCGAGGGATTCGATACCGCGTTCGTCAGCAGCCATTACTTCAACCGCGACCCGTTCGTCACCTGCTCGAAAATTGCGGAATCGACCGACGAAATCCGGATCGGGCCGGGCGTCGTCAACCCCTACGAGACCCACCCCGTCAGGCTCGCGGCGCAGGTGGCGACCGTCGACGAGGTCAGCGACGGCCGCGCCGTCTTCGGCGTCGGGGCGGGCGACCGCTCCTCGCTTTCGAACCTGGGAATCGATCGCGACCGCCCGCTGCGGCGCGTCCTCGAGACGTTCGACGTGGCTCGAGACCTCTGGGCCGGCGAGACGGTCACCCACGAGGGAACGTTCACCGCGAACGACGCGTCGCTCAATCTCGAGCCACCGTCCGAACGGATACCCGTCTACGTCGGCGCGCAGGGACCGCACATGCTTCGGATGAGCGCGAAACACGCCGACGGCGTCCTGATCAACGCTTCCCACCCCGCGGACCTCGAGTGGGCGGGCGAGCAGATCGAACAGGGACTCGCAGACCGCCCCGACGAGCGCGGGTCGTTCGAATCGCTCGCGTTCGCCAGCACGAGCGTCGCCGGCGACGAGGAGACGGCCAGAGAAGCCGCCCGTCCGCCCGTCGCGTTCATCGTCGGCGGCGCGGCCGATCCCGTGCTCGAGCGCCACGACATCGACCCCGACGCTGCGGCCGCGGTCAGCGAAGCGTTAGAACGCGGGGACCTGCCCGACGCCTTCGACCGAGTTACCGCCGAGATGATCGACGTGTTCTGTATCGCGGGGACGACCGAGACGGTCGCCGCGCGCTTCGAGGCGGCCCTCGAGCACGTCGACGGCATCGTCGTCGGGTCGCCGCTCGGCCCGGACCTCGAGGACGCGATCGAGCGCGCGAGCGAGGCGCTTCGGTCGGCGTGTGGGGACTAA
- a CDS encoding DUF7573 domain-containing protein, producing the protein MTEDATLSAFAADDDAADANADEGASETDASADATGTDPVEPGGTNTDIEPATSTYVWGTYTCDACSETVDRAWLEDGAFVCPACKDW; encoded by the coding sequence GTGACAGAGGACGCGACGCTTTCGGCGTTCGCCGCGGATGACGACGCTGCGGACGCAAACGCGGACGAGGGAGCCTCGGAGACGGACGCGTCTGCGGATGCAACCGGAACGGACCCCGTAGAACCGGGCGGGACGAACACCGACATCGAGCCGGCGACCTCGACGTACGTCTGGGGAACCTACACCTGTGACGCGTGTTCGGAAACGGTCGATCGAGCCTGGCTCGAGGACGGAGCATTCGTCTGTCCGGCCTGTAAGGACTGGTGA
- a CDS encoding cold-shock protein — MAKGTVEFFNDTGGYGFIETEDADEDVFFHMEDVGGPDLEEGQEVEFDIEQADKGPRATNVERL; from the coding sequence ATGGCGAAAGGCACGGTCGAATTCTTCAACGACACAGGCGGTTACGGCTTTATCGAAACCGAAGACGCGGACGAAGACGTATTCTTCCACATGGAAGACGTCGGCGGCCCTGACCTAGAGGAGGGACAGGAAGTCGAGTTCGATATCGAACAAGCAGACAAGGGCCCGCGCGCGACCAACGTCGAGCGACTGTAA
- a CDS encoding AAA family ATPase: MTKTNPTARTERDQQSPSPLPVDTVATLCTEIHENVSRVIVGHDEVISHVITAILGRGHVLLEDVPGVGKTMLARSISTSIDCEFSRVQFTPDLLPADVTGVNVFNQKRREFEFRPGPVFANIVLGDEINRAPPKTQSALLEAMEERQVTVDGTTRRLPNPFTVIATQNAIEPDRTYELPFAEVDRFMKKLHLGYPDPEEESELLGRTVGNHPIESLESVTDLETIVRARETAANATLEKPTREYATRLAGYTREHARIGVSPRGTISLTRAAQAHAVSQGRGYVVPDDIKHVAPVVLSHRIKTRDRDRDGTTVVENALETVPVE, from the coding sequence ATGACCAAAACCAACCCGACCGCTCGAACCGAACGCGACCAGCAGTCCCCGAGTCCCCTCCCGGTCGATACCGTCGCCACCCTCTGTACGGAGATTCACGAGAACGTAAGCCGCGTAATCGTCGGTCACGACGAGGTAATTTCCCACGTTATCACGGCGATTCTCGGCCGCGGTCACGTCCTCCTCGAGGACGTTCCCGGCGTCGGGAAGACGATGCTCGCCCGTTCGATTTCGACCTCCATCGACTGTGAGTTCAGTCGCGTCCAGTTCACCCCCGACTTGCTCCCCGCCGACGTGACGGGTGTGAACGTCTTCAATCAGAAACGGCGCGAGTTCGAATTTCGCCCCGGCCCCGTCTTCGCCAACATCGTCCTCGGCGACGAGATCAATCGTGCACCGCCCAAAACGCAGTCGGCGCTGCTCGAGGCCATGGAGGAACGACAGGTCACCGTCGACGGAACGACGCGCCGGCTTCCGAACCCGTTTACCGTCATCGCGACTCAGAACGCCATCGAGCCCGATCGAACCTACGAACTGCCATTCGCGGAGGTCGACCGGTTCATGAAAAAACTCCACCTGGGCTACCCCGACCCCGAGGAGGAATCGGAGCTGCTCGGTCGAACCGTCGGCAACCACCCGATCGAATCGCTCGAGTCCGTCACGGACCTCGAAACGATCGTTCGGGCCCGCGAGACGGCGGCAAACGCGACCCTCGAGAAACCCACACGAGAGTACGCGACGCGGCTGGCAGGCTACACGCGCGAGCACGCCCGCATCGGCGTCAGCCCCCGTGGCACGATCTCGCTGACTCGAGCGGCACAGGCTCACGCGGTCAGTCAAGGACGAGGATACGTCGTTCCGGACGACATCAAACACGTCGCACCGGTCGTCCTGAGCCATCGGATCAAAACCAGGGACCGAGACCGAGACGGCACGACCGTCGTCGAAAACGCACTCGAGACCGTCCCCGTCGAATGA
- a CDS encoding DUF58 domain-containing protein has translation MRPTRRGVGVVAVLAFSFVMAWQYGTRSLTAIIFPLLVVSLTAVATASRTDEPAITRTPVEAGFIGEQRTVEIGIEPDTPISATIHDTVDTDGLTAEETGNAAETTIAAKCRFRYDVRLESRGEHEVGPLSIVVTDLLGLVKRRFEDEQTTSVLVFPRIYDLTGGSKRELQLLADAAGLNSREEFDHLREYVRGDSLRDVHWKSAAKRPDDELVVKEFVADEERGSASIAAECIPGREDAMATAVASVATYLLEFGVSVGVELPEVHRPPATGREHHRAILRSLAVVEAGELDERAKATADVLVHSDANGTVVLVDGHEIPFDRLRGGSSGTNSSAESGRWAAESAEPTGVRS, from the coding sequence ATGAGACCGACGCGTCGCGGTGTCGGTGTCGTCGCAGTGCTCGCCTTCTCGTTCGTCATGGCGTGGCAGTACGGGACTCGATCGCTGACCGCGATCATCTTCCCGCTACTCGTCGTGAGCCTCACAGCGGTCGCGACGGCCTCTCGCACCGACGAACCTGCGATTACGCGAACGCCGGTCGAGGCCGGTTTCATCGGCGAGCAACGGACCGTCGAGATCGGGATCGAACCGGATACCCCCATCTCTGCCACCATCCACGATACCGTCGACACGGACGGTCTCACCGCCGAAGAAACCGGAAACGCCGCGGAGACGACGATAGCCGCGAAGTGTCGATTTCGGTACGACGTTCGGCTCGAATCTCGAGGCGAACACGAGGTTGGGCCGCTCTCGATCGTCGTCACTGACCTGCTGGGGCTGGTGAAACGGCGGTTCGAGGACGAACAGACGACATCGGTACTGGTCTTTCCCCGCATCTACGATCTCACCGGCGGGTCCAAACGCGAGTTGCAGTTGCTCGCAGACGCCGCCGGCCTCAATAGCCGCGAGGAGTTCGACCACCTCCGGGAGTACGTTCGGGGCGACTCGCTGCGGGACGTCCACTGGAAATCGGCGGCGAAACGACCCGACGACGAACTGGTCGTCAAGGAGTTCGTCGCCGACGAGGAACGTGGTTCGGCCTCGATCGCGGCCGAGTGTATCCCCGGACGCGAGGATGCGATGGCCACCGCGGTCGCCAGCGTCGCGACGTACCTCCTCGAGTTCGGCGTCTCAGTCGGGGTGGAACTGCCCGAGGTCCACAGACCGCCCGCGACCGGACGGGAGCACCACCGGGCGATTCTACGATCGCTCGCCGTCGTCGAAGCCGGCGAACTCGACGAGCGAGCGAAAGCCACCGCCGACGTGCTCGTCCACAGCGACGCGAACGGAACCGTCGTTCTCGTCGACGGCCACGAGATTCCGTTCGATCGACTTCGCGGGGGCTCTTCCGGAACGAACTCGAGCGCGGAGAGCGGTCGATGGGCCGCAGAGAGCGCCGAGCCGACGGGGGTGCGTTCATGA